From a region of the Bacillus oleivorans genome:
- a CDS encoding helix-turn-helix domain-containing protein → MHSIFDLRKNKGWTQEELGKKFRKKKAAEIICRWEKGKTAPSSQNLQELSEIFGVPAQKILIKRLTD, encoded by the coding sequence ATGCATTCTATTTTCGACTTGAGAAAGAACAAGGGATGGACACAAGAAGAACTAGGGAAGAAGTTTAGAAAGAAAAAGGCTGCGGAGATTATTTGTAGGTGGGAAAAAGGTAAAACTGCTCCGAGTTCTCAGAATCTTCAAGAACTTTCGGAGATATTTGGAGTACCAGCTCAAAAAATTTTAATCAAAAGATTGACTGATTAG
- a CDS encoding helix-turn-helix domain-containing protein — MDKQKGYSILLSQLIEKSGLSLLEIAERCEKNGQKITSSYLSKLKNGKMPPPSFKVTLTLAKVLEADPIVLLAYGQSDTIEEGIDELKEALLSFKPDYDDNDLFRLAYHICYNPNDIIAADYSGTISFEEFEKLHETIGAAENKVEYISTAEEITSVLKVPVLGFIAAGQPILAEEHIDEWTEVPNMWNLKDGEVFLLKVKGDSMIGSRIYEGDKVLVKIQPEVETGEIAVVNVNGQDATLKRVKKTESGQVILYPDNPKYEPIFIENENARIIGKVIQVMFEPSKNF; from the coding sequence ATGGATAAACAAAAAGGATATTCCATACTACTCAGCCAATTAATTGAAAAATCAGGTTTATCACTTTTGGAAATTGCAGAAAGATGCGAGAAGAATGGACAAAAAATTACTAGTTCCTATTTAAGTAAATTAAAAAACGGAAAAATGCCACCACCATCATTTAAAGTGACATTAACTCTCGCTAAAGTATTAGAAGCAGATCCAATAGTACTGCTTGCCTATGGACAGAGTGACACGATTGAAGAAGGTATAGACGAATTAAAGGAAGCTTTATTATCATTCAAACCAGATTACGATGATAATGATTTATTTCGACTTGCCTATCATATCTGTTATAACCCGAACGACATCATAGCTGCAGATTATAGCGGAACAATTTCTTTTGAAGAATTCGAGAAACTACATGAAACGATTGGAGCTGCTGAAAACAAAGTGGAATATATAAGTACTGCAGAAGAAATCACGAGTGTTTTAAAAGTTCCAGTTTTAGGTTTTATTGCAGCAGGACAACCAATATTAGCTGAAGAACACATCGATGAATGGACTGAAGTACCTAATATGTGGAATCTAAAAGATGGAGAAGTTTTTTTATTGAAAGTAAAAGGCGATTCTATGATAGGTAGCAGAATCTATGAAGGGGATAAGGTTTTAGTCAAAATTCAACCTGAAGTAGAGACAGGAGAAATAGCTGTTGTAAATGTCAACGGACAGGATGCAACCCTTAAACGAGTTAAGAAAACTGAATCAGGGCAAGTAATTCTCTACCCTGATAACCCTAAATATGAACCTATATTTATTGAAAACGAGAACGCTCGAATCATCGGAAAAGTAATTCAAGTGATGTTCGAGCCTTCAAAAAATTTCTGA
- a CDS encoding Rha family transcriptional regulator has translation MNQLVFVKNDQVVTDSLNISEVFGKRHSDVLRDVRDLGCSEDFRQRNFAESSYINSQNKEMPMYYMNKKGFTLLVMGYTGKEAMKFKEAYINEFERMENELRAPRILSEKEQLMASMKLTIETAEELTTVKSEVKEIRTMVEQQITLDHGEQRKVQKSIAQRVYELAEQIEHPQLVFNSRDQIEVDVRQEVSRYFRELHREIKDRFGVASYKDIKRKDLQSAINYINNWIPRKVVVS, from the coding sequence GTGAACCAACTAGTTTTCGTAAAAAATGATCAAGTAGTGACAGATTCACTAAATATTTCAGAGGTATTCGGCAAACGGCATTCAGATGTATTAAGAGATGTTAGAGATTTAGGTTGCAGTGAAGATTTTAGACAACGCAATTTTGCGGAGTCCTCTTATATCAATTCTCAAAATAAAGAAATGCCAATGTATTACATGAACAAAAAAGGATTTACGTTGTTAGTCATGGGTTACACCGGGAAAGAAGCCATGAAATTTAAGGAAGCGTACATCAACGAGTTTGAACGCATGGAGAACGAATTAAGAGCTCCACGAATCTTGTCAGAAAAAGAACAGCTCATGGCCAGCATGAAGCTTACTATCGAAACAGCTGAGGAATTAACCACCGTTAAGAGTGAAGTGAAAGAAATTAGAACTATGGTTGAACAACAAATTACGTTAGATCATGGTGAGCAGCGAAAAGTCCAAAAGAGCATAGCACAAAGGGTGTATGAGTTAGCCGAACAAATTGAACATCCTCAATTAGTATTCAATTCTAGGGACCAGATTGAAGTAGATGTAAGGCAAGAAGTATCCCGTTATTTCAGAGAGTTGCACAGAGAAATCAAAGACCGCTTCGGTGTAGCAAGTTACAAGGACATAAAGCGAAAGGACCTACAGTCAGCCATTAACTACATTAACAACTGGATACCTAGAAAGGTGGTAGTCAGTTGA